The following are encoded together in the Drosophila sechellia strain sech25 chromosome 3R, ASM438219v1, whole genome shotgun sequence genome:
- the LOC6612938 gene encoding LOW QUALITY PROTEIN: uncharacterized protein LOC6612938 (The sequence of the model RefSeq protein was modified relative to this genomic sequence to represent the inferred CDS: substituted 1 base at 1 genomic stop codon), protein MGINXCGFVVLLALSISVVEISSKFEFTNIICNSLDTKFSDFEYCYIKSVNRSYKYVSIKAKLFQTPITKINGVILKRFNGYNGYRPFMVNMTVDACRFLNNTKSNPTASYLYDFFRPFTNMNHNCPYDHDLLIEKLPIHFVNQQVTKVLPVPEGDYLYETNWMAYDIRRAVIKVYGTIS, encoded by the exons ATGGGTATAAATTAATGTGGTTTTGTGGTTCTTTTGGCTCTTTCAATTTCAGTAGTCGAG ATATCATCGAAATTCGAGTTCACCAATATCATTTGCAATTCATTGGATACAAAGTTTTCCGACTTTGAGTATTGCTACATAAAGTCGGTTAATCGAAGCTACAAGTATGTGTCGATCAAAGCAAAATTATTTCAAACGCCAATTACAAAA ATCAACGGAGTGATCCTCAAGCGATTTAATGGATATAATGGCTACAGACCTTTCATGGTTAATATGACAGTGGATGCTTGCAGGTTCCTGAACAACACGAAGTCGAACCCGACAGCCAGTTACCTTTATGATTTCTTTAGGCCCTTCACCAACATGAATCACAACTGTCCCTATGAT CACGATCTCCTGATCGAAAAACTACCCATACACTTCGTTAATCAACAGGTGACAAAGGTCCTTCCCGTTCCTGAAGGGGATTACCTATACGAAACGAACTGGATGGCCTACGACATAAGGAGGGCTGTGATCAAGGTGTACGGAACTATATCCTGA
- the LOC6612939 gene encoding alkaline phosphatase 4, which produces MHSLVILGLLLGDLVAISWAGVTTQPPQQIRTLSAGGDIGPQFDVGKPKEPEDAEFWHKVGLRQLEKTIKHAQRLKEDSYQKKARNIIIFIGDGMGISTISAGRIYKGQYLKHGYGEEETLIFDDFPNTGMAKTYNVDKQVPDSAGTATAIFSGSKTHYGAIGMDATRSKKNGQQGRVQSVMEWAQKEGKRTGVVTTTRITHATPAATYAHIYDRDWECDTEVPAESVGYHVDIARQLVENAPGNRFNVILGGGMSPMGILNASEVKTTIFEGPTETICSRGDNRNLPAEWLAHHANDTVPPALVHNRRDLLNVNVKKVDHLMGLFRNNHITYSIAREAGEPSLQEMTETALGILERGDESNGYVLLVEGGRIDQGHHMNYARAALHELYEFDLAIQAAVNNTDPDETLILVTADHSHAVTFNGYALRGADILGTANSHEKNDPMFYETISYANGPGYWDHLANDSRPQNSSNMWMPLKHFTAEERAAPTYRHLATVPRKDETHGGEDVAVFAYGPGSSLIRGVFEQNYLAYVMSYAGCLGPAKDFDDSCEDHKDGQKERPLDKPNPKRSGASVVGASLIPILTAATAAILRGHGL; this is translated from the exons ATGCATTCCCTGGTGATACTCGGACTTCTGCTGGGTGACCTGGTGGCCATCAGCTGGGCAGGAGTCACCACCCAGCCACCGCAGCAGATTCGCACCCTGAGTGCCGGAGGAGACATAGGACCGCAGTTCGACGTGGGGAAGCCCAAGGAACCCGAAG ATGCGGAATTCTGGCACAAAGTGGGCCTCAGGCAGCTGGAGAAGACCATTAAACACGCGCAGCGGCTGAAGGAGGACTCCTACCAGAAAAAGGCCCGGAACATCATCATCTTCATTGGAGACGGCATGGGAATATCCACGATCAGTGCTGGGCGCATCTACAAGGGGCAGTACCTGAAGCACGGTTACGGCGAGGAGGAAACCCTCATCTTCGACGATTTCCCAAACACTGGAATGGCCAAA ACCTACAACGTGGACAAACAGGTTCCGGACTCGGCGGGCACTGCCACTGCGATCTTCTCGGGTTCGAAAACCCATTATGGAGCCATTGGAATGGACGCTACCCGCTCCAAGAAGAACGGCCAGCAAGGCAGGGTCCAGAGCGTCATGGAGTGGGCCCAGAAGGAGGGCAAGCGCACCGGCGTGGTCACCACAACCAGGATCACACACGCCACGCCCGCCGCCACCTACGCCCACATCTACGACCGCGACTGGGAGTGCGACACGGAAGTGCCCGCGGAATCGGTGGGCTATCATGTCGATATTGCCCGTCAGTTGGTGGAGAATGCTCCGGGAAATCGGTTCAATGTGATCCTGGGCGGAGGAATGTCGCCCATGGGCATCCTGAATGCCTCCGAGGTGAAGACTACTATTTTCGAAGGACCCACGGAAACAATTTGCAGCCGAGGTGATAACAGAAACCTTCCTGCCGAGTGGTTGGCTCATCACGCCAACGACACAGTTCCTCCAGCATTGGTACACAACCGTAGGGATCTGCTCAATGTGAATGTCAAGAAGGTGGACCACTTGATGGGCCTGTTCCGAAACAATCACATTACCTACTCCATAGCCAGGGAGGCAGGAGAACCTTCCCTGCAGGAGATGACGGAGACGGCGTTGGGAATCTTGGAAAGGGGCGATGAGTCCAACGGCTATGTGCTCCTGGTGGAAGGAGGTCGCATTGACCAGGGTCACCACATGAACTACGCCCGCGCTGCTCTGCACGAGCTCTACGAATTCGATTTGGCAATCCAAGCGGCCGTGAACAACACGGATCCCGACGAAACGTTGATCCTGGTAACGGCAGACCATTCCCACGCGGTCACCTTTAATGGTTACGCGCTCCGTGGAGCTGATATCCTGGGGACAGCCAATTCGCACGAGAAAAACGATCCCATGTTCTATGAGACCATCTCGTATGCTAATG GTCCTGGCTATTGGGACCACTTGGCTAATGACTCCAGACCTCAGAACAGCTCCAACATGTGGATGCCCCTGAAGCATTTTACCGCTGAGGAGCGGGCTGCTCCCACTTATCGCCACTTGGCGACGGTTCCCAGAAAGGACGAAACCCACGGCGGCGAGGACGTGGCTGTCTTTGCATATGGACCTGGTTCCAGTTTGATTCGTGGAGTCTTCGAGCAGAACTACTTGGCCTATGTGATGAGCTACGCGGGCTGTCTGGGTCCCGCCAAGGACTTCGATGACTCTTGCGAGGATCACAAGGATGGCCAAAAGGAGAGGCCGCTGGACAAGCCCAATCCAAAGAGAAGTGGCGCCTCTGTTGTGGGAGCCTCCTTGATCCCCATTTTGACTGCTGCCACTGCGGCTATTTTGCGCGGTCACGGGCTGTAA
- the LOC6612940 gene encoding uncharacterized protein LOC6612940, with amino-acid sequence MGARQSQSREPRSVSMENPTPAGVIDISDDVVKRLKAGISQQAREHAAAAKESKPVPKPTSKSAAKPAASSPAAPPAPKVSSYPAAVPIYVQGGGHTISAADVQRQMNQELIKNDELWKERMAKLEENLKKTNTILEKEYANAVDNVHKRFVSTASSHKVPPCQDLKSQLLACYRAHPGETLKCMEEVAQFRQCIDLHRVQKLDAEPESPKATSKATVPAKAA; translated from the exons ATGGGAGCCCGACAGTCTCAATCCCGCGAGCCCCGCTCCGTTTCGATGGAAAACCCAACTCCTGCCGGCGTTATTGATATATCCGACGATGTGGTCAAGCGACTGAAGGCGGGAATATCCCAGCAGG CTCGTGAGCACGCAGCCGCTGCGAAGGAATCGAAACCAGTGCCCAAGCCAACGTCGAAGTCTGCCGCCAAGCCAGCCGCATCCTCgccagctgctcctcctgctccgaAAGTATCCTCCTATCCCGCTGCAGTACCCATTTACGTCCAGGGAGGAGGACACACCATCAGCGCGGCCGATGTGCAGCGCCAGATGAACCAGGAGCTGATCAAGAACGACGAGTTGTGGAAGGAGCGCATGGCGAAGCTGGAGGAGAACCTCAAGAAGACCAACACCATCCTGGAGAAGGAGTACGCCAATGCTGTAGACAATGTGCACAAGCGATTCGTCAGCACCGCGTCGTCGCACAAAGTGCCTCCCTGCCAGGACCTGAAATCCCAGCTGCTTGCCTGCTACCGCGCGCATCCCGGGGAGACCTTGAAGTGCATGGAGGAGGTGGCCCAATTCCGACAGTGCATCGATCTACATCGCGTCCAGAAGCTGGATGCGGAACCAGAGTCGCCGAAAGCGACCTCAAAGGCCACCGTTCCTGCCAAGGCGGCCTAG
- the LOC6612941 gene encoding discs overgrown protein kinase, translating into MELRVGNKYRLGRKIGSGSFGDIYLGTTINTGEEVAIKLECIRTKHPQLHIESKFYKTMQGGIGIPRIIWCGSEGDYNVMVMELLGPSLEDLFNFCSRRFSLKTVLLLADQMISRIDYIHSRDFIHRDIKPDNFLMGLGKKGNLVYIIDFGLAKKFRDARSLKHIPYRENKNLTGTARYASINTHLGIEQSRRDDLESLGYVLMYFNLGALPWQGLKAANKRQKYERISEKKLSTSIVVLCKGFPSEFVNYLNFCRQMHFDQRPDYCHLRKLFRNLFHRLGFTYDYVFDWNLLKFGGPRNPQAIQQAQDGADGQAGHDAVAAAAAVAAAAAASSHQQQQHKVNAALGGGGGSAAQQQLQGGQTLAMLGGNGGGNGSQLIGGNGLNMDDSMAATNSSRPPYDTPERRPSIRMRQGGGGGGGGVGVGGMQSGGGGGGVGNAK; encoded by the coding sequence ATGGAGCTGCGCGTGGGTAATAAATATCGCCTGGGCCGCAAGATAGGATCGGGATCGTTCGGCGACATCTATCTGGGCACCACGATCAACACTGGCGAGGAGGTGGCCATCAAGCTGGAGTGCATCCGCACCAAGCACCCCCAGCTGCACATCGAGTCGAAGTTCTACAAGACGATGCAGGGCGGCATAGGCATACCCCGCATAATCTGGTGCGGCAGCGAGGGCGACTACAATGTGATGGTGATGGAGCTACTCGGACCCTCGCTGGAGGACCTCTTCAACTTTTGTTCGCGCCGCTTTTCGTTGAAGACGGTTCTGCTGCTGGCAGACCAGATGATCTCCCGCATCGATTACATACACTCGCGGGACTTCATCCATCGCGACATCAAGCCGGACAACTTCCTCATGGGTCTTGGCAAGAAGGGCAACCTGGTGTACATCATTGACTTTGGCCTGGCCAAGAAGTTCCGCGATGCCCGGTCGCTGAAGCACATTCCCTATCGGGAAAACAAGAACCTCACGGGCACTGCCCGCTATGCCTCCATCAACACACATTTGGGCATTGAGCAATCGCGTCGCGACGACCTGGAATCCCTGGGCTACGTCCTCATGTACTTCAATCTGGGCGCCTTGCCTTGGCAGGGCTTAAAGGCAGCCAACAAGAGGCAAAAGTACGAAAGGATCTCGGAGAAGAAGCTGTCCACCTCGATTGTGGTGCTGTGCAAGGGCTTCCCCAGCGAGTTCGTCAACTATCTGAACTTCTGTCGCCAGATGCATTTCGACCAGCGTCCCGATTACTGCCACCTGCGCAAGCTCTTCCGCAACTTGTTCCACCGTTTGGGCTTCACTTACGACTATGTGTTTGACTGGAACCTGCTTAAGTTTGGCGGACCTCGCAATCCCCAGGCCATTCAGCAGGCACAGGACGGAGCGGACGGCCAGGCGGGTCATGATGCGGTGGCCGCAGCAGCGGCCgtggcagcagcggcagccgcCTCCTcgcatcaacagcagcaacacaagGTCAATGCGGCGctcggcggcggaggaggcagTGCAGCGCAACAGCAACTCCAGGGCGGCCAAACGCTGGCGATGCTGGGCGGCAACGGGGGCGGCAACGGCAGCCAACTGATCGGCGGCAACGGACTCAACATGGACGACTCGATGGCGGCCACCAACTCGTCGAGACCGCCGTACGACACGCCGGAGCGCCGGCCCTCGATACGGATGCGCCAgggaggcggaggaggcggcggcggagtGGGTGTGGGCGGTATGCAGAGCGGCGGAGGGGGCGGTGGCGTGGGGAACgccaaataa